In Desulfoferula mesophila, the genomic window GCCCAGCACCTTGCGCCGGTGCTCCTCGGCCACCAACAGCACGTAGCGCAGGCGGTTGGTCAGGGCGTCGCGCAGGCGCTGGCTGATCTTCTCGTTGTCGGCGGGCGGGGCCTCGGGAAACTGGCCCGCCAGGATGGAGCGCACCTGGGCCACCGCCTCGCGGTCGATGCTCCGCAGATCGTCGTTGATGCGCCGGATGCGAAACATGAGCCTGACTCCCAGGAGGACGCTCGAGGGGCCTCTAGTCCTCGCCCATGCCGAAAAGCAGGTTGTGGAAAGCCTTGACCGTTTCCTTGGTGATCGCCTGGCCCACCCGGGCCATGAACAGGTTCTCGGGCCGAAGGCTGATGTTGGGCTCGTTGGTGGGGTATTGCTTGAAGCCCAAGGGCCCCAGCAGGTGGATCAAGGTGTCGCGGTATTCCTGCAGCGATTTCTTGGTGTGGTCCAAATCCCAGGTCCAGGAATAGCCGACAATATATAGTATGCGCTCGTCGTTGGCCTGGTCGTCCACCAACATTTCCAGCATGGGGCGCATCAGCTTGTGATCGCGCCAGCCCCGGGCGGTCTCCCCGAACAGCTCGAAGAGCACCGGCGGCCTGAGCCGGGTCCAGCGCTCGCCCTCCTGGGGGGGGCGCAGCACGCAATAGCCCACGATGCGCTTGTCCTCGGCCAGGGCCAGGCACAGATTCACCTGGGGCTGGGCGGCCACGCTGGTCAGGCTGGCCTTGCTGGTGAGAATGGAACGGTAGGCGCTGAACACCCCGATGCCCGGGTCCAACTCCAAGGAGGCCATTTCCTCGGCGCTGACCCGGTCGCGCAAGAGCACCTCTCCACGGGGAGTGTCGATGATGCGCTGGCGGGGTGTGATGCTCAAGATTGTTTCCGCTGTCGGTTAGAAGTCGTCGTATCCCCGGTGGATGCGCTTGACCATTACCACCAGGTCGTAGCGGTTGCCCCGCGAATCCTTGGCGTATTCCGGCAACACCGCCTGCTCGAAAAAATCCAGGCGCCGGGCCGCCCGGATGGCGTTGTCTTCGATGCCCTTGATGAACTCGGCGGTAAGCACCCTTAGCCCCAGGTTCACCGCCAACTGGATCAGATCCAGCAGCAGGTAGGTGCCCAGGCGCTGGTTGCGGTAAAAGGGCTGCACCACCACCCGCACCCGCCCGATGTGCCCCCGCGCCCCCTTGGGCCGGCGCTCCAGGGTTGCCAGGGCCACGATCTGCTCCTTGGCGTTGGTGGCCACCACGGGCAGGATCTTGTTGGGATCGTAGTTGATGAAGTTGTAACGCACCGTCTCCGGGTCGTTCGCGTCGAAGTCCAGGTACCAGCGGTCCTCGGCGCTCAGACGCCCCAAAAAGGCGAATACCTCCTTGTCGTCCTCCTCGGGCCGCACCGGGCGCAGCCAGACCTCCTCGCCGCTCTTGAGGATCAGGGGTCGCGGGTAGCCGTGCTTGCTGAAGGGCATCAAGGGCCTCCAGTGCCGGCGGATTAAAGCCGGCTCAGGATTAACTCCAAGGTGTCGGCCACGCGGCAGCAATAGGCGTACTCGTTGTCGTGCCAAAGGTGGATGCGCAAAAGCTCGCCGCTGAGGGCCAGCCAATTAAGGTCGATTAGGGATGAATGAGGGTCGCCCTGGAAATCGGCGGCCATCCGGGGGCGCCCCATTATGCCCCGCTCCAGGGCGGCCACCCCGGCCAGGGGGCCGTTCATTACCGCCCGCTCCAGCAGCGATTCCACCTCGCCCAGCTCCGAGGGGGGCTTCTCCAACACCAGGTCGGCCAGCAGGGCGTTGACCACCGTGGTGGGCACCCTGAGGCTCATGGCCGTGAGGCGGCCGGCCAGATCGGGCAGGGCCTGGCCCACGGTGCGGGCCACCTGACTGGTGACCGCCCGCACCCCCAGGGCGCTGCGCCCGGCGGCGAACTCGCGGGCCGGGGCGTCCAGCATGCGGTCGCCGGAAAGGGCCGGGTGCACCGATACGATGGAGCCCCGGCGCACCTTGTAGGCGCCGTGCAACACGCTGAGCACCGGGGCCAGGGCGTTGGCGGTGCAGGTGGAGCAGGAGATCAGGCGGTGGGCCGAGGAATCGTAGGCGTCCAGGTTCAGGCCCCGGATGAGGGTAACGTCGGCGGTGGCCGCAGAGCGGGTGAACAATACCTTGTCCACCCCCTGGCCCAACAATCCCCGCGCCTCGGCGGCGGCCTGGGGGTCGCCGCTGGCCTCCACCACCACGGTGGCCCCCTGTCCGGCCCAGTCCACCTGTTGGGGGTGGGGGTTGTAGTGCACCGGGACGCTTTGGCCGTCCAGCACCAGAGAAACGCCGTCCGTGGCCACCGGCACCGGGAAGGGGCCGTAGGTGGAGTCGGCGGCCAAAAGGTAAGCCAGGTTTTCGGTGAGCACGCGGTTGTCGCGTCCGCCGGGGTTCAGTTCGGCGATGGCCCGCACCGAGCCCAACAGGCCCCGGGAGGCCAGGACGCGCAAAAGGCAGCGCCCCACCCTTCCCAGACCTATGATCCCGATGCCGGCCATGCCGAACTTCCTTGGCTACTTGAGGGTCTGGGCCACGGTGGCCCCGAACTCGCCCAGGGCCCGCACCACGGTGATGCCCGCGGCTTCCATGGCGGCCAGCTTGTCCTGGGCCCGTCCCTTGGAGCCGCTGATGATGGCCCCGGCGTGGCCCATGCGCTTGCCCGGAGGGGCGGTGAGCCCGGCCACGAAGCCGAACACCGGCTTGGGATAACCGGCGGCCACCACGGCGGCCGCCTTTTCCTCGGCGTCGCCGCCGATCTCGCCGATGAGGCAGACCGCCTCGGTGCCGGGATCGTCGCGGAACAGCTCCAACAGCTGCACGAAGTTAAGGCCGATGATGGGGTCGCCGCCGATGCCGATGCAGGTGCTCTGGCCCAGACCGGCGGAGGTGATCTGGTGCACCACCTCGTAGGTCAGGGTGCCGGAGCGGCTGACCAGGCCCACGGTGCCGGGCTTGTGGATGTAGCCGGGCTGGATGCCGATCTTGCACTCGCCGGGGGTGATGATGCCCGGGCAGTTGGGGCCCACCATCTTCACGCCGCGCGCGTTCAAATAGGCCTTGGCCCGGATCATGTCCATCACCGGGATGTGCTCGCTGATGACCACCACCAGGTCCACGCCCGCGTCGGCCGCTTCGCAGGCCGAGTCGGCCGCGAAGGCGGCGGGCACGAACACCAGGCTGGCGTTGGCCCCGGTTTCCTTTACCGCCTCGGCCACGGTGTTGAATACCGGCACGCCCAAAGCACTTTGGCCGCCCTTGCCCGGAGTGACCCCGGCCACCACCTTGGTGCCGTAGGCGATCATCTGCTCGGCGTGGAACATGCCCTCCTTGCCGGTGAGGCCCTGCACCACCACGCGGGTGTCTTTGTTTACCAGGATGCTCATTTTTGACCTCCCAACACCGAGGCGACCTTGGCGGCGGCTTCGCTCATGGAACCGGCCACCTCGAAGGCCAGGCCACTTTCCTCGAGGATCTTGCGGCCCTCGGCCACGTTGGTGCCCTCCAGGCGCACCACCAGGGGCACCTTGAGGTCGATCTTCTTGGCCGCGCTGACCACGCCGGCGGCCAGCACGTCGCACCTGAGGATGCCGCCGAAGATGTTGATGAGGATGGCTTCCACGTGGGGATCGTTCAGGATGATCTCAAAGCCCTTGCCGATCATCTCCTCGTTGGCTCCGCCGCCCACGTCCAGGAAGTTGGCCGGCTTGGCGCCCGCCATGTTGACCACGTCCATGGTGGCCATGGCCAGGCCCGCGCCGTTGACCATGGTGCCCACGTTGCCGTCCAGGCGGATGTAGTTGAGGCCCAACTCGGTGGCCTCCAGCTCCAGGGGATCGGTCTCGGTGGGGTCCTTGAGCTCGGCGATGTCGGGATGGCGCCTCAGGCCGCTGTCGTCAAAGTTGATCTTGCCGTCCAGGGCGATGAGGTCGCCCGCGCCGGTGATGGCCAGGGGGTTGATCTCCACCAGGGTGGCGTCCTTGGCCATGGCCATCTTGACCAGGCCCTGGATGAGCTTGGTGCCCTGGCGCACCTGGGCGGGGTTGAGGCCGCAGCCGAAAAGGAGCTGGCGGCACTGGAAGTCCCAGATGGGCTGGCCCGGCTCCATGCGGGTGGAAAAAATCAACTCGGGGGTTTCCTCGGCCACCTTTTCGATGTCCATGCCGCCCGAGGGGCTGGCCATCACCGCCAGGCGCTCGGCCCCGCGGTCCAGGACCACCGCCGCGTACAGCTCGCTGGCGATGTCGGTGCCTTCCTCGACCCACACCATGAGTACTTTTTTGCCCTCGGGGCCGGTCTGATGGGTGACAAGCTGCATGCCCAGGATGGCGGCAGCCGCGTGCTTTACTTCTTCCAGGGTGCGGCATACCTTGACGCCGCCGCCCTTGCCCCGCCCCCCAGCGTGGATTTGAGCCTTTACCACAAAGACATCGCCGGACAGTTCCCGGGCGACATCCACTGCTTCTTCAGCAGTTTGGGCCAGGCCGCCCTTGGGAACCGGGACCCCGAACTGGGCCATCAGTTCCTTGGCCTGGTACTCGTGAACATTCATAATTAAACACCCTTTGTTTAGTTAATAATTTCTTGGTCGTGCGGACCTAAGAATCCTATCCCAGGCCGCCAGGGGACGCAACCCTCCCCAGGCGCCCTCGGTTGACAGGAACAGGGCCAGCCGGTATATTCACTTCCACATTTGTCGCGGGGTGGAGCAGTTCGGTAGCTCGTCGGGCTCATAACCCGAAGGTCAGAGGTTCAAATCCTCTCCCCGCTACCAATAAAATCAAAAGGTTAGGGGTCGCCGCCAGGTGGCCCCTTTCTCTTTGGTGTCCATATAGGTGCCCACAGCCCCTGCTTGGCCAGTCTCATCGTGCCACTTAACCTGACTCAGCTCGTCCTCGGTCACAAGGTTATAGCGCTTGAACACACTCGGTGAAGTCAGCGATGCTGGCAGCCTCACAGGCCGATTTGAAAGACCGCTTGCAGTCATCGAATGGCCTGCCATTTAACAGGAATACCCGGTCCGTGTGGATGGCGCGCGGCAAAGAACTAAACATTCCCGTCAGACGCGGATGAAGTGGAACTGAACGGGTTGATTGGGTCTTGGTGCGCTCCCGCCGCAGTCTGATGAAACCATCACTAAGGTCTAGTTAGCTCCAGCGAGGATGGTTTTAAGGCAAATGACCTCCTTGTTCACGGTCGCTGGGCGGATATTCTCATCCGGGTGGCGGGGTGAGGGCTATGGGAGACGCTGGCGCTGATACGACTCGACTTTGCCGGGTGTCAGTTCGGAGATTCTGCTGCTCCCTCCCAGCAGTCGCACTAGGTGTCGAATAAACTCGGTGTCGCGGCTGACCCGCCCCCCTGCGCCGTCGGGGGGCCGGGGCCGTTTATATCCAGACGCCGGCCACGGATACGTCGGCCGGGCTTGAATAAAAGAGCCTTTGAAAGCACCTGGGCGGCTCCCAGCGCGCCATAAAAGGGTTGGGGGCAAGCTTAGCCTCAGCTCCTGATCGTCAGGCCGCCCAATTAGGTCGTCCTGGCCGTCCGCCGGGGAGGCGTCACTCCCGCTCCACCAGGCCCTCCTCGGCTTCCCGGTACTTTTTGCCGCAGGCGCGACATTGCATTTTAGGGTCAAGCCGCTCCCCGCAGGCGCAAATCCAGCCAATTTGCTTTGCCGGGTTGCCCACCACCAGGGCGTGGTCCTTCACGTCCTTGGTGACCACGGCCCCGGCTCCCACCATGGCGTAGCGGCCCACGTCATGCCCGCACACTATGGTGCAGTTGGCCCCCAGGGAAGCCCCGGTCTTGATCAAGGTGGGCAGGAGTTCGTCCATGCGGCGAATGCCCGCCCGGGGATTGATCACGTTGGTGAAAACCATGGAGGGGCCGCAAAAGACCTCGTCCTCCAGGGTGACGCCCTTGTACACGCTGACGTTGTTCTGAATCTTGCAACCCCGGCCGATGCTCACCTCGGGGCCGATGACCACGTTTTGCCCCACATTGCAGTCTTCACCCACCTGCGAGCCCTTGAGCACATGGGAAAAGTGCCAGATCTTGCTGCCCGACCCCACCCGGGCGCCCTCGTCGAGCACCGCGGTGGGATGCAGGAAGTAATCGGTTTGCTGCTCCGCATTGGCGGCCGGGGGCAGGGGCGCGCCATTGCCGTTGGTGCGCTTGCGATCCAGGGAGGCCTGGCTGGCGTTGAGCACCTCCAGCACGGTCAAGCCTTCCTGGCCGTCCGTCAGCGGTTGCTCGCCTGTGGTGATGCAGCTCAAGAAATGCTCGCACTCGCAGCGCAGAGGCTCGGTTTGCTGCAGAGGCACCATCTCGGCATCGGCTTTTTCCGCCAGGGGCAGGTGATTCTGCCAGTTGATCTTGTGGGGGTACAGGGACAGCTTTTCATCCCAGGGCAGGGTGTCGTTGAATACCGCCATTTTGGCGTCACCCACCACGATCAGCTTCTGCTCCTTAAAAGGGTGCAGCCACGAGACGAAGATGTGGGCCATGAGGCCGGAAGGAAATTCCAAATGGGTGGTGGTCACGTCGGCGATTTCCTGGTGCAGATAGTAGCCGCCCGTGGCCGTGACCTTGCAGGGCGGCTCGCCGGCCAGGGTCAGGATCATGGAGATGTCGTGGGGAGCGAAGGACCAGAGGATATTCTCCTCCCGCCTGAACTTGCCCAGGTTGAGGCGGTTGGAGTAGATGTAGTGTATGCGGCCCAATTCGCCGGCTTGGATGATCTCCTTCAGTTTGATGAACGCCGGGTGGTACTGCAAAAGGTGCCCCACCATCAGGACTAGCCCGCGCTGTTGGGCCAGTTCGATCAGCTCGCGTCCTTCATCCGCGTCCAGCACCAGGGGCTTTTCCACGTAAACGTGTTTGCCCGCTTCCAGGGCGGCCTTGGCCAGGCCGTAGTGGGTCCCCGCCGGCGTGGCGATTACCACCCCAGAAACCTGCCCGTGCTCAAAGGCGTCCCGGGGGTTGTTGGATACTTCAATGCCGGGATAGGTTTCCTGAATGGCGCCCAGCAGTTCCGAGTCGCTGTCGCAGACCAGGGCCAGAGCCCCGAGTTCATGGTAATTGCGCACCAGGTTCTTGCCCCAGTACCCGCAACCTATAACGGCGATGTTTTTGTCGTTGTGCATGTCAAAGATCCCCTGACTCCCGCCGGCAAAGCGCCGCGCAGGATAGTCGCGCTTTCTTCCTGTCCAGCCAGGCCCGGATGAGGGGGCATGGGCAGAATACATTTTAGGTCCGAGAGGTCTCCACTCGCCGGGAAGCTGTCCCGGCGACAACCCAAGCCGCTGGGCGCCTTTTGCGGGCTCAGGGGCTCGGGATATTAGGCCGCGGTGCGCAACTCGCGCTTGGCGGCGATAATGGTTAACCGGCAGCGGACCATGCCGGCCACTCAGGGTTCCCGGGACTAGCTATTCTTGTCCCGGCGGTATTTGCGCGTCCGGCGCGAAAATCCCGATCCCTTGAGCGGCAGGTTGTATTCCATGTCAAACCACATGGCGAAGAAAATGCAGAGCATGCCCATGGTGTTGGCAAAGAGCCAAAACAAAAGAGTGACTTCTGGGAGGTAGCTGTTGGCTACCCAGAGCACGATCAGGCGTATGAATAGGATGAGAGAGGCTAGAAGCAGTAAAAAACCCAAGGCGTAGAAGAAGAGCAGGGGGTGAAAATCACGGATAATGTATTTTTCTTTCAACCTCCAGAAGAAAAGTTTTATCAGCAGCCAGCCCACCGAGAAAATTACCCGGGAGATTTTGATCCCCGAGCGCTCTCCCACTCCGTAGACCGGCTCCACCTCCACGTCGGCCACCCGGAAGCTCATTACGTTGAGGCGCACCAGAAGGTCGTTGGGCTGGCCGTAGCGCTGATAGGTGGCATCCCAGTCAATGGTGTGCAGCACCTGTTTGTTGGCCGCGGTGTAGCCGGTTTGGGAATCGGTGACGTGCCAGTAGCCGGAAGCGATCTTGGTCAACATGGACAGGGCGGCGTTGCCGAAATAGCGGAGCTTGGGGATTTTTTTGTAGGCCTCGCCGCTGATCAGACGGTTGCCCTTGGTGTAGTCGACTTGGTCCTTTATTATCGGATCCAAAAGGTCGGGCAGATCGTCAGGGTCCATCTGGCCGTCGCCGGCCATCACCACGGCAATGTCCATGTCATTGTCGCGCGCCCACTTGTATCCCGTGGAAATCGCTCCGCCCACTCCCTTGTTCTTGGGGTGGACCAACAGAACTACCCGGGGGTCGCTTTCCTGGAGGGTCTTGACGACTTCGGAGGTTCGGTCCAGGCTGGCGTCATCGACCACCACTATTTTGTCCACGAACGGTGGCATGGTGTCGATGACACGGCCTACTTGCGTCTCCTCGTTGTAAGCTGGGACTACAACGCAAATGCTTTGGCCTTCAAGCATTTTTGTACTCTCTTCGCATCCCCCTAACCGGGCAGGAAAAGGTGAGGTAGCTGCTGGATCAACGCTGTAATATTCTTAAATAACGGATTGTTAGATCAGCCTGCCAGCGTTGGTGAGTAGCATAGCATATTTCCAGCCGATTAGGAATCGTCCTGGTTTTAGGGGTGATTGGCGCCTGTCGGCCGTCGCCCGGGGTGGGGGGCCGGCAAGGCGCTGGTCAACCGGCTTTTGGCCCGAGCCTGCCCCAGAACCCTTTGACCTGGCCCATGGTTATCAACCCCAGGCACAAGGTGGAGGCGGCATAGACCGCCACTCCCAGGGCAATCAGGGCCCACAAGTTAAAGTGGCCCAGCCCTTTGGCGGCGGCTACCAGGCACCCCATGGCCAGGCAGGCCCCACCGGCCCGCAGGAAAAAATTCAAAGGCAGGCTCCACCCGGTCAGCCGCCGGCTGATGCCCATGGCGATCATGGCGTTAATGGTCTGCCCCGCCCAGAAAGCGGTGGCGGCTCCCAAGATGCCCAGGGAGGGAATCATTCCAAAGGACAGGGCCACGCTCAGGCAAACCCCCGAGGCCAGCAGCGGGAGTATCAGCTTGGTGCGCAGTTGCAGGTGCAGGGCGTATACGTTGGCCAGATAAAGGGCCGAGGAGAGATGGCCGGCGGCGGCCAGGGCGGCCACGGGCCAGGTGACGCCGAAGGCTCGCCCCGTCAGAAAAACCACCAGGTCGCTCCAGACAAGGGCCAATCCCACGATAACCGGCAGCCCCAACAACAGCAGGTTGCGGTTGGCCGTGGCGAAAAGCTTGGCGGACTGCTCCCTGCGGTCCTCCCGCGTCCAGGCCTGGGCCAGTTGGGGCAGCAGAACGAAGTTTACCGCCGCCGAGAAGGTGACCAGCACCGAGCTCACGGTAAAGGCCACGGTGTATTCCCCCACCATCGCCTGCCCCTGCAGGTGCACCAGCACGAAGCGCTCGATGTTCTTGCCCAGCCAGGTCAGGGCAACGGCGGGCAACAGGGGCAGGGCGTAGTAAAAATACGTTTTGGGCAGGGTGAGCTTAGCGCCCTGGAGCGGCACCCGCCGCCAGGCGGCCAGGGTGAGATATACGCAGGCGGAAAATTCGATCAGGCTTTGGGACCAGAGCAGCTCGCGCACCGAGGCGCCCCACAGGGCCAGCCCTAAGATGGCCGCCGTCCTGGCCGCGGTGATCGCCAGTTCCAGAATGCTCTGGCGCACCAACTCGAATCGGGCCCGCAACAGTGAAGACAAAAAGGTGCGCATGGACAAGGCTATGCCCAGAAAGACGGAGGCCCGGGACAAGGGCCCTCCGCCGGCGGAGTTGAAGATGACGCTACCCAGCGGATCGGCGAACAACCAGGCGACGGCATACTGGGCGGCCGCCATCACCAGGGCGAACAGCAGGCAGCTCCAAAACCGCTGCGCGAACGTGCCTTGTTCCCGGTCCTGGGCGTAAAAGCGGGGGATGACCACGGCCAGGCCCATGGTGGCCACGGCGGACACGCCCGTGACAACGGACATGGCCAGGCCCCATTCGCCATACTGCGCCTTGCCCAGGGTGCGGGTGAGTATGGGCAGGTATACCAGGGTAGCCAGGGACAACGGGGCGGACAGGAAAAGGCGCAACAGAATGCGCCGGGTCATCAACTCCCCGCCGCCGCGGGAGGCGGGGCCGTCAGGCGCGGCGTTAGGCCCGCCCTGCTCAGGCACGCGATCCAACCAGGCCGCGGTAAAGCTCCCGCAACAGCTTTTGCTCCACCTCCCAATTGTGGCGCCGGACAAAGGCGTCAGCCGCCGCCCGCCCCATGGCTTGTCTTTGCGGGCCGTTGGACGCCAGGCGCTCGAACGCGCCTATAATGGCTTCGTCGTCCAGGGGGGAGACGCAGATCCCCAGCCCCGCTTCGTCCACCAGGCGCAGCATCTCCGGAAAATCCGAGTCCACCGAGGGAATGCCGGCCTGCATGTAGATGAAAATCTTGTTGGGCGCGGCCATCTGGTGACTGACGCTGCCCGGGCTGATCAGGCAGGCCCCGATGTCGGCCGAGGCGGTGATGGGCCCCACCTGCTTCTGGGGCACCGCCCCGTGAAAGATCACCTTGTCCGGCGGCAGGCCGGAAGCCATTTGCTCCAACTCCGCCCGCAGGGGGCCGTCCCCCAGGAAAAACACCGTGCTTCCCGGTAGGCGGGGAGCCAGCCTCACCAGGGTCTCGCAGCCCCGCCCCACTTGCAGGCCGCCGACGTAAATGATTATTTTGCGCTCCGGCGGCAGGTGGTAACGCCGCCGGATGAAATCGTTTTTTTCCGCCAAGGGCAGGGGAGGGTAGTTGTGGATCACC contains:
- a CDS encoding GNAT family N-acetyltransferase encodes the protein MPFSKHGYPRPLILKSGEEVWLRPVRPEEDDKEVFAFLGRLSAEDRWYLDFDANDPETVRYNFINYDPNKILPVVATNAKEQIVALATLERRPKGARGHIGRVRVVVQPFYRNQRLGTYLLLDLIQLAVNLGLRVLTAEFIKGIEDNAIRAARRLDFFEQAVLPEYAKDSRGNRYDLVVMVKRIHRGYDDF
- a CDS encoding glyceraldehyde 3-phosphate dehydrogenase NAD-binding domain-containing protein gives rise to the protein MAGIGIIGLGRVGRCLLRVLASRGLLGSVRAIAELNPGGRDNRVLTENLAYLLAADSTYGPFPVPVATDGVSLVLDGQSVPVHYNPHPQQVDWAGQGATVVVEASGDPQAAAEARGLLGQGVDKVLFTRSAATADVTLIRGLNLDAYDSSAHRLISCSTCTANALAPVLSVLHGAYKVRRGSIVSVHPALSGDRMLDAPAREFAAGRSALGVRAVTSQVARTVGQALPDLAGRLTAMSLRVPTTVVNALLADLVLEKPPSELGEVESLLERAVMNGPLAGVAALERGIMGRPRMAADFQGDPHSSLIDLNWLALSGELLRIHLWHDNEYAYCCRVADTLELILSRL
- the sucD gene encoding succinate--CoA ligase subunit alpha, with amino-acid sequence MSILVNKDTRVVVQGLTGKEGMFHAEQMIAYGTKVVAGVTPGKGGQSALGVPVFNTVAEAVKETGANASLVFVPAAFAADSACEAADAGVDLVVVISEHIPVMDMIRAKAYLNARGVKMVGPNCPGIITPGECKIGIQPGYIHKPGTVGLVSRSGTLTYEVVHQITSAGLGQSTCIGIGGDPIIGLNFVQLLELFRDDPGTEAVCLIGEIGGDAEEKAAAVVAAGYPKPVFGFVAGLTAPPGKRMGHAGAIISGSKGRAQDKLAAMEAAGITVVRALGEFGATVAQTLK
- the sucC gene encoding ADP-forming succinate--CoA ligase subunit beta: MNVHEYQAKELMAQFGVPVPKGGLAQTAEEAVDVARELSGDVFVVKAQIHAGGRGKGGGVKVCRTLEEVKHAAAAILGMQLVTHQTGPEGKKVLMVWVEEGTDIASELYAAVVLDRGAERLAVMASPSGGMDIEKVAEETPELIFSTRMEPGQPIWDFQCRQLLFGCGLNPAQVRQGTKLIQGLVKMAMAKDATLVEINPLAITGAGDLIALDGKINFDDSGLRRHPDIAELKDPTETDPLELEATELGLNYIRLDGNVGTMVNGAGLAMATMDVVNMAGAKPANFLDVGGGANEEMIGKGFEIILNDPHVEAILINIFGGILRCDVLAAGVVSAAKKIDLKVPLVVRLEGTNVAEGRKILEESGLAFEVAGSMSEAAAKVASVLGGQK
- a CDS encoding Gfo/Idh/MocA family oxidoreductase, encoding MHNDKNIAVIGCGYWGKNLVRNYHELGALALVCDSDSELLGAIQETYPGIEVSNNPRDAFEHGQVSGVVIATPAGTHYGLAKAALEAGKHVYVEKPLVLDADEGRELIELAQQRGLVLMVGHLLQYHPAFIKLKEIIQAGELGRIHYIYSNRLNLGKFRREENILWSFAPHDISMILTLAGEPPCKVTATGGYYLHQEIADVTTTHLEFPSGLMAHIFVSWLHPFKEQKLIVVGDAKMAVFNDTLPWDEKLSLYPHKINWQNHLPLAEKADAEMVPLQQTEPLRCECEHFLSCITTGEQPLTDGQEGLTVLEVLNASQASLDRKRTNGNGAPLPPAANAEQQTDYFLHPTAVLDEGARVGSGSKIWHFSHVLKGSQVGEDCNVGQNVVIGPEVSIGRGCKIQNNVSVYKGVTLEDEVFCGPSMVFTNVINPRAGIRRMDELLPTLIKTGASLGANCTIVCGHDVGRYAMVGAGAVVTKDVKDHALVVGNPAKQIGWICACGERLDPKMQCRACGKKYREAEEGLVERE
- a CDS encoding glycosyltransferase family 2 protein, which codes for MLEGQSICVVVPAYNEETQVGRVIDTMPPFVDKIVVVDDASLDRTSEVVKTLQESDPRVVLLVHPKNKGVGGAISTGYKWARDNDMDIAVVMAGDGQMDPDDLPDLLDPIIKDQVDYTKGNRLISGEAYKKIPKLRYFGNAALSMLTKIASGYWHVTDSQTGYTAANKQVLHTIDWDATYQRYGQPNDLLVRLNVMSFRVADVEVEPVYGVGERSGIKISRVIFSVGWLLIKLFFWRLKEKYIIRDFHPLLFFYALGFLLLLASLILFIRLIVLWVANSYLPEVTLLFWLFANTMGMLCIFFAMWFDMEYNLPLKGSGFSRRTRKYRRDKNS
- a CDS encoding oligosaccharide flippase family protein; the protein is MPEQGGPNAAPDGPASRGGGELMTRRILLRLFLSAPLSLATLVYLPILTRTLGKAQYGEWGLAMSVVTGVSAVATMGLAVVIPRFYAQDREQGTFAQRFWSCLLFALVMAAAQYAVAWLFADPLGSVIFNSAGGGPLSRASVFLGIALSMRTFLSSLLRARFELVRQSILELAITAARTAAILGLALWGASVRELLWSQSLIEFSACVYLTLAAWRRVPLQGAKLTLPKTYFYYALPLLPAVALTWLGKNIERFVLVHLQGQAMVGEYTVAFTVSSVLVTFSAAVNFVLLPQLAQAWTREDRREQSAKLFATANRNLLLLGLPVIVGLALVWSDLVVFLTGRAFGVTWPVAALAAAGHLSSALYLANVYALHLQLRTKLILPLLASGVCLSVALSFGMIPSLGILGAATAFWAGQTINAMIAMGISRRLTGWSLPLNFFLRAGGACLAMGCLVAAAKGLGHFNLWALIALGVAVYAASTLCLGLITMGQVKGFWGRLGPKAG
- a CDS encoding glycosyltransferase family 4 protein, with the protein product MTQPHKPPTGPIAKSPSALLLVRNDFCRADGWFDPRVMNCARALLGDGWQVVVVCDQNGPQPGSETLDGLTIFRGLWHRDCAKQAPTRLVRRLPLISLLNHQFCLDSLPVVWRSLAGQPVDLVLSNDVEMLPLGRVLAKRKRARLVYDSHEYHASRASNVIPRQLKGRLRTLTYKVVEKWLVPKAHLVTTVSESIAQRLHADHPRLKTRVRVIHNYPPLPLAEKNDFIRRRYHLPPERKIIIYVGGLQVGRGCETLVRLAPRLPGSTVFFLGDGPLRAELEQMASGLPPDKVIFHGAVPQKQVGPITASADIGACLISPGSVSHQMAAPNKIFIYMQAGIPSVDSDFPEMLRLVDEAGLGICVSPLDDEAIIGAFERLASNGPQRQAMGRAAADAFVRRHNWEVEQKLLRELYRGLVGSRA